A part of Emys orbicularis isolate rEmyOrb1 chromosome 13, rEmyOrb1.hap1, whole genome shotgun sequence genomic DNA contains:
- the LOC135887653 gene encoding E3 ubiquitin-protein ligase TRIM15-like, translating to MKPPKSFLFLQERIQAHLKTLREEREKLLGLKATGEGKYLKQTQTERQKIVSEFHQLRQFLVEQERLLLAQLEKLDEEIVRIQNENVSQLSEQISRLSELISEMEGKCQKPASEFLQDIRSTLSRCEKGKFRQPEEISPELEERVSGFSQQTIVLSETLGKFKDTLLSALETKRGGSLGAFRQVKVTLDPDMAYPDLVLSEDRKSVRWGDTRQNLPKNPERFDCWACVLGCEGFTSGRHCWEVEVGGGGGWAVGVARESVGRKGETPLPLSWVPSRIRVCLDCDRGQVTFINAGDEAPIFTFPPCSIPGERIRPWLRVWDRHTRLRLCP from the exons ATGAAACCTCCCAAATCATTTCTGTTTCTTCAGGAAAGAATCCAGGCCCATTTGAAGActctgagggaagagagagaaaagctgttGGGATTGAAAGCGACTGGAGAGGGGAAGTATCTG aaacaaacacaaaccgAGAGGCAGAAGATTGTTTCTGAATTTCACCAACTGCGGCAGTTCCTGGTGGAACAAGAGCGACTCCTGCTGGCCCAGCTTGAGAAGCTGGACGAGGAGATTGTGAGGATACAGAATGAAAATGTCAGTCAACTCTCCGAGCAGATTTCCCGTCTCAGTGAGCTGATCAGTGAGATGGAGGGGAAGTGTCAGAAACCAGCAAGtgaattcctgcag gaTATTAGAAGCACCTTGAGCAG gtgtGAGAAGGGGAAGTTCCGGCAGCCAGAGGAGATTTCTCCTGAACTGGAAGAGCGAGTCAGTGGTTTCTCCCAGCAAACGATTGTGCTATCGGAGACTCTGGGGAAATTCAAAG aCACTCTGCTGTCTGCACTAGAGACAAAAAGAGGAGGATCCCTAGGAGCATTCAGACAGG tgaaagtgactctggatccagacatgGCTTATCCTGACCTCGTCCTGTCTGAGGATCGGAAAAGTGTGAGATGGGGAGACACACGGCAAAATCTGCCCAAAAATCCTGAGAGATTTGACTGTTGggcctgtgtgctgggctgtgagggattcacctcggggagacattgctgggaggtggaggtggggggtgggggaggctgggctgtgggggtggccagagagtctgtggggaggaagggagagacccccctgcccctgagctgGGTCCCCAGCAGGATCCGGGTTTGTCTGGACTGTGACCGGGGACAGGTAACATTTATCAATGCTGGTGACGAGGCCCCGATCTTCACTTTCCCGCCGTGCTCCatccctggggagagaatccgACCCTGGCTCCGGGTGTGGGACAGACACACCCGGCTCCGACTGTGTCCCTGA